From the genome of Psychroserpens ponticola, one region includes:
- a CDS encoding TonB-dependent receptor plug domain-containing protein, giving the protein MKNIIYIVFMLPLLLFSQDQLSGEILEANTENKTIPVVGANVFWLNTTVGAVTDLDGKFTIPYETSYKQLVISYVGYQTDTLTIDAPKFIKHNLKPSSELDEVIVTSRKQSTVKSYMRAANIITVSSDELLKAACCNLSESFETNPSIDVNFSDALTGTRQIKMLGLTSKYILITTENVPSIRGASQAFGLSFIPGTWVESIQITKGAGSVTNGFESIAGQINAELQKPSTDNRFFVNLYGASSERMELNTHFNTKVSDKWSTGFYIHGNTHQAKHDVNDDGFLDMPLYNQINVMNRWQYVNPEKGLVSFINVRYLNDSKQAGQLDFDPSRDKLTTNFWGSEIDTERFEITTKFGYVNPEVPWQSLGVQFAFSSHKQDSYYGLNTYDINHNSVYSNVIYNSIINDSRHKIKTGLSFTYDHYDELAINTNFERSERSFGGFFEYAYDNLDKLTLTAGLRFDTHNLLGEFITPRLHMRYTPWEKSALRFSIGKGKRSANIFAENQSMFATSRSINILNTNGSIYGLDPEIAWNYGVSYLQGFNLFGRKADVTFDFYRTDFQNQVVVDWENPQEVNFYNLKGDSFANSFQVELNYNMFDHFDFRTAYKYYDVQTEYLTGKQSKPLTPKHRFFANASYVTNAEEGATSRWKFDLTYNWLSEQRFASTSSSSQGYRLPEESPTVGTLNAQVTKVFSPKFEVYLGGENVTNVRQNNPILGANDPFGSNFDTTFVYGPIYGSMYYAGLRFKIK; this is encoded by the coding sequence ATGAAAAACATAATATATATCGTATTTATGCTTCCTTTGTTGCTGTTTTCCCAAGATCAATTATCTGGTGAAATTTTGGAAGCTAATACCGAAAATAAAACAATTCCAGTAGTTGGAGCTAATGTGTTTTGGCTCAATACGACTGTTGGTGCAGTAACAGATTTAGATGGGAAATTTACAATTCCATATGAAACGAGTTATAAGCAATTGGTTATAAGTTACGTTGGTTATCAGACAGATACTTTAACTATTGATGCGCCAAAATTTATCAAACACAACCTTAAGCCTTCAAGTGAGTTAGATGAAGTAATAGTAACTTCACGTAAACAATCTACTGTGAAATCTTATATGAGAGCAGCCAATATAATTACTGTAAGTAGTGATGAATTACTTAAAGCAGCCTGTTGTAATTTGTCTGAAAGCTTTGAAACCAATCCGTCAATTGATGTGAATTTTTCTGATGCTCTTACTGGTACGCGACAAATTAAAATGCTGGGTTTAACCAGTAAATATATTTTAATAACCACAGAAAATGTGCCATCAATTCGTGGTGCATCTCAAGCTTTTGGTTTGAGTTTTATTCCAGGTACTTGGGTAGAGAGTATTCAAATTACTAAAGGTGCTGGAAGTGTTACTAATGGATTTGAAAGTATTGCAGGACAAATTAATGCAGAACTTCAAAAACCTTCAACAGACAACCGATTTTTTGTAAACTTATATGGTGCAAGTAGTGAGCGTATGGAATTAAATACTCATTTTAATACTAAGGTGAGTGATAAATGGAGTACAGGTTTTTATATTCATGGTAATACGCATCAGGCCAAACATGATGTTAATGATGACGGATTTCTAGATATGCCTTTGTATAATCAAATTAATGTGATGAATCGTTGGCAGTATGTAAATCCTGAAAAGGGATTAGTGAGTTTTATTAATGTTAGGTATTTAAATGATTCCAAACAGGCTGGGCAATTAGATTTTGATCCCAGTCGAGATAAGCTAACTACTAATTTTTGGGGAAGTGAAATTGATACCGAACGTTTTGAAATCACTACTAAATTTGGATATGTAAATCCAGAAGTTCCATGGCAAAGTTTAGGTGTGCAATTTGCTTTTAGCTCACATAAGCAAGATTCATATTATGGCTTGAACACCTATGATATTAATCATAATAGCGTGTACTCAAATGTGATTTACAATTCTATTATAAATGATTCTAGACATAAGATTAAAACAGGATTAAGTTTTACTTATGATCATTATGATGAGTTGGCAATAAACACTAATTTTGAACGTAGTGAACGTTCATTTGGTGGCTTTTTTGAATACGCTTATGATAATTTAGATAAGCTAACTTTAACGGCTGGACTTCGGTTTGATACGCATAATTTGTTAGGAGAATTTATCACACCACGATTGCATATGAGATATACGCCTTGGGAAAAATCAGCATTACGTTTTTCTATTGGTAAAGGTAAACGAAGTGCAAATATTTTTGCAGAAAATCAAAGTATGTTTGCCACTTCAAGAAGCATAAATATTTTAAATACAAATGGAAGCATTTATGGATTAGATCCTGAAATTGCATGGAATTATGGTGTGTCTTATTTGCAAGGATTTAATCTCTTCGGAAGAAAAGCAGATGTTACTTTTGACTTCTATAGAACCGATTTTCAAAATCAAGTAGTTGTAGATTGGGAAAATCCTCAAGAAGTGAATTTCTATAACCTGAAAGGGGATAGTTTTGCTAATAGTTTTCAAGTGGAATTAAATTATAATATGTTTGATCATTTTGATTTTAGAACAGCTTATAAATATTATGATGTTCAAACAGAGTATCTAACAGGGAAACAATCAAAACCACTAACACCTAAGCATCGTTTTTTTGCAAATGCATCTTATGTAACAAATGCTGAAGAAGGCGCAACGTCTAGATGGAAATTTGATTTGACTTATAATTGGCTAAGTGAGCAGCGTTTTGCTTCAACAAGTTCTAGTTCACAAGGATATAGATTGCCTGAAGAATCACCAACAGTCGGAACTTTAAATGCTCAAGTGACTAAAGTCTTTTCTCCTAAATTTGAAGTATATTTAGGAGGTGAAAATGTAACTAATGTAAGACAAAATAATCCAATTTTAGGCGCAAATGATCCGTTTGGTTCAAATTTTGATACTACATTTGTATATGGTCCAATTTATGGAAGTATGTATTACGCAGGATTACGATTTAAAATAAAATAA
- a CDS encoding heavy-metal-associated domain-containing protein: MKKVLVIMIVMLVSIASFAQNKNAKASLEVDGVCLMCKERIEKAAIRTKGVKSAIWSVETHELKLIYDERKTSLDAITKSIVAVGHDTKEVKATDEAYNSVHPCCKYRDEEVQDDHKN; the protein is encoded by the coding sequence ATGAAAAAAGTACTAGTTATAATGATTGTGATGTTAGTTTCAATAGCATCATTTGCTCAAAACAAAAATGCAAAAGCTTCTTTAGAAGTTGATGGAGTATGCTTAATGTGTAAAGAGCGTATTGAAAAAGCAGCAATTAGAACAAAAGGTGTTAAATCTGCTATTTGGAGTGTAGAGACTCATGAGTTGAAACTTATTTACGACGAGCGCAAAACGAGTTTAGATGCGATTACAAAAAGTATCGTTGCTGTTGGTCATGATACTAAAGAAGTTAAAGCTACAGATGAAGCTTATAATTCGGTTCATCCATGTTGTAAGTATCGCGATGAAGAAGTGCAAGATGATCATAAAAATTAA